Proteins from one Aspergillus nidulans FGSC A4 chromosome VIII genomic window:
- a CDS encoding putative integral membrane protein (Ptm1) (transcript_id=CADANIAT00002689): MRSWIRTLGLSALLAGTAVANEAELGPDLSHRLQCSGMYSRKAWGGSVDPFILTKFAKSSPSDDRDPLVSLAIFEWADGHLIGRRASDDPEEPPSLICDEASVQAELSTGRSYMFKTVTTSVCFFARFLFGCLRSPVPVQNYITAILVFLILEQLMTWGFYVCMGYGVVKPSLGRTMVYVRILAITHFVFAVIYAIASLSITPEAAGILILFIELPLAATLTAFYVWTLSSLNATMKDLIDRKQKTKAMMYKKLWYCLLGSIIVLFGFIFINALAFASRSEEDFLPEHWKNRWFVLDGWLSIVYLADLAFIAYLWRPTANNRRFAMSDELAQDDDGFEIRSFNGALDEEDALGGLDEHSASEPRRDLSPVPPKPVPSAARTRESLDGETIFAVGEDGDKWSDDEDESPRNSTERKALTKDVD; the protein is encoded by the exons ATGAGAAGCTGGATTCGGACACTTGGTTTGTCTGCCTTGTTGGCAGGGACAGCTGTCGCAAATGAAGCAGAATTG GGGCCGGATCTCTCTCATCGGTTGCAATGTTCGGGCATGTATAGCCGCAAGGCGTGGGGAGGAAGTGTCGACCCCTTCATCTTGACTAAGTTCGCGAAGTCTTCTCCCTCCGACGATAGAGACCCTCTTGTCAGTCTGGCGATATTCGAATGGGCCGATGGACATTTGATTGGAAGACGTGCATCCGACGATCCCGAG GAACCCCCATCGCTCATTTGCGACGAAGCTAGCGTGCAAGCCGAGTTAT CTACTGGGCGTTCTTATATGTTCAAAACCGTCACGACATCTGTATGTTTCTTCGCACGGttcctcttcggctgctTACGATCTCCAGTACCCGTGCAAAACTATATCACCGCTATACTAGTCTTTTTGATCCTGGAGCAGTTGATGACCTGGGGTTTCTATG TCTGCATGGGTTACGGTGTGGTCAAGCCATCCTTGGGTCGAACTATGGTATATGTTCGGATCCTTGCCATCACTCATTTCGTTTTCGCCGTGATTTATGCCATTGCGAGCTTGTCTATTACACCGGAAGCGGCAGGCATTTTGATACTGTTCATTGAGCTTCCTCTCGCGGCTACATTGACTGCATTTTATGTGTGGACTCTGAGCTCATTGAATGCGACAATGAAAGACCTTATTGACCGAAAGCAAAAGACGAAGGCCATGATGTACAAGAAGCTATGGTACTGTCTATTGGGTAGCATTATAGTGCTCTTTGGCTTCATTTTCATTAATGCGCTTGCCTTCGCAAGCCGCAGTGAAGAGGACTTCCTGCCTGAGCATTGGAAGAACCGATGGTTTGTGTTGGATGGATGGCTGAGCATTGTTTATCTTGCCGATTTGGCATTCATCGCCTATCTGTGGCGACCCACTGCCAATAATCGGCGATTCGCAATGAGTGATGAG CTTGCTCAAGACGATGACGGGTTTGAGATTCGTTCTTTCAATGGAGCtttggacgaagaagacgcccTCGGTGGACTTGATGAACACTCCGCTTCTGAGCCGCGTCGTGACTTGTCGCCAGTTCCGCCTAAACCAGTTCCCTCTGCCGCTCGGACTCGGGAGTCACTGGATGGTGAGACGATCTTCGCCGTCGGTGAAGATGGCGACAAATGgtctgatgatgaggatgagtcGCCGCGTAACTCAACTGAGAGGAAAGCACTCACGAAGGATGTGGACTAA
- a CDS encoding protein ncs2 (transcript_id=CADANIAT00002690), translating to MVHGQVERLLTKPHPPPGFELHVLIVEPSSISPSNPSHRGAFQLLQQQFPHASFTQLPLHSVFDYVSGLNDILAEYVGPAFVDDTSLPSKERLDAFRASITSATSAADVDSVLLNRLIIAFARSLGCLGIIWGDSDDRLAAKTLANVSKGRGSSLTWQVSDGTSPFGLEFSFPLRDLFTAELQSYANFFPELLNIIIPDGPLSDNILTKNLSIDQLMMRYVSSQGAKYPGVMSNVTRTVNKLESSRMITDGLRCALCDTFICNPEGRQTMDLEERPTNHFCYACERSRPGLS from the coding sequence ATGGTTCATGGACAAGTTGAGAGGCTGCTCACGAAGCCACACCCACCACCAGGTTTCGAGCTTCATGTCCTTATAGTAGAACCATCAAGTATCTCTCCGTCGAATCCGTCACATCGCGGGGCTTTCCAGttgcttcagcagcaattcCCTCACGCCTCGTTCACCCAGCTGCCTCTACACAGCGTTTTCGATTATGTTTCGGGTTTGAACGACATTCTTGCCGAATATGTTGGCCCAGCGTTTGTGGATGATACTTCACTGCCTTCCAAAGAGCGCCTTGATGCTTTCCGTGCTTCTATCACGTCAGCCACCTccgctgctgatgttgactCTGTCCTGCTGAACAGGCTTATCATCGCTTTCGCTAGGAGCCTTGGTTGCCTTGGAATAATATGGGGAGACTCTGACGACCGGCTTGCTGCAAAGACATTGGCGAATGTTTCCAAGGGGCGCGGCTCTTCGTTGACTTGGCAGGTGTCTGACGGAACATCTCCATTTGGCTTAGAATTCAGTTTTCCGCTCCGAGATCTGTTTACTGCGGAATTGCAGAGTTACGCTAATTTCTTCCCCGAACTTCTCAACATCATAATCCCAGATGGCCCTCTCTCCGACAATATCCTGACCAAGAACCTATCCATCGACCAATTGATGATGCGTTACGTTTCATCTCAGGGAGCGAAATACCCTGGTGTCATGTCTAATGTGACAAGGACCGTGAATAAACTTGAATCATCCCGAATGATTACGGACGGATTGAGATGTGCTCTTTGTGACACTTTCATCTGCAATCCTGAAGGTCGGCAGACCATGGATCTTGAGGAACGCCCAACGAACCATTTCTGCTACGCCTGTGAACGATCCCGCCCTGGGCTAAGCTGA
- a CDS encoding DUF4112 domain-containing protein (transcript_id=CADANIAT00002691) gives MSFLFSFVGKKILAESARNHFGQEDPYFEEVPASRLGRAFGKKTQKRRKAIPPGLSENDSKVLTRVKRRAYRLDLALFSLCGLKFGWGSVIGLIPFIGDAADAALAMMVLKTCEGIDGGLPTWLRTRMTINIIIDFLIGLVPFVGDIADAAYKCNTRNAIALEKYLREKGARNISRQERTDVDPSLPDEFDRYDREAHTEHATEPRRSKSRKGHPRKSTRGEEDLESGIVEDRSGRR, from the exons ATGTCATTTCTTTTCAGCTTcgttgggaagaagattCTCGCTGAGTCTGCGAGAAACCATTTTGGACAAGAG GATCCCTACTTTGAAGAAGTCCCTGCATCGCGACTTGGCCGCGCTTTTGGCAAGAAGACACAGAAAAGACGCAAAGCCATCCCACCTGGCCTCTCTGAAAATGATAGTAAAGTCCTCACACGCGTTAAACGACGAGCCTACAGGCTGGACCTTGCTCTATTTAGTCTTTGTGGGTTAAAGTTTGGATGGGGCAGCGTTATTGGCTTGATCCCTTT CATTGGAGACGCAGCCGACGCGGCGTTGGCAATGATGGTTCTGAAGACCTGCGAAGGCATCGACGGAGGGCTTCCGACTTGGCTTCGGACGCGGATGACGATAAACATAATAATTGACTTTCTTATCGGGTTGGTCCCGTTTGTGGGAGACATAGCGGACGCCGCGTACAAATGCAATACGCGTAATGCCATTGCTCTTGAGAAGTATCTACGGGAAAAAGGAGCCCGCAATATCTCAAGGCAAGAACGAACCGATGTTGATCCGAGCCTGCCAGACGAGTTCGATCGGTACGATAGAGAGGCCCATACTGAACATGCCACCGAGCCGCGAAGATCGAAATCTCGAAAAGGTCATCCTCGTAAGTCAAcgcgcggagaagaagatttaGAAAGTGGAATCGTTGAGGACCGCTCAGGCAGGAGATAA
- a CDS encoding decapping enzyme complex catalytic subunit DCP2 (transcript_id=CADANIAT00002692) codes for MTETKMQLEDWLDDLCVRFIINLPREELESVERICFQVEEAQWFYEDFIRPLDPALPSLSLKAFALRIFQHCPLMANWSRYHHMTAFSEFLAYKTRVPVRGAIMLNQEMDQVVLVKGWKKGANWSFPRGKINKDEKDLDCAIREVYEETGYDVREAGLVPNDENVKFIEITMREQHMRLYVFRGVPQDAYFEPRTRKEISKIEWWKLSDLPTLKKSKQFDQGQAAANANKFYMVAPFLHPLKKWIAQQKKLDPRTNSDSNQVLVDGEISMDENYQTSNANHVSSQVSMEAAVPSDLPEVAASHDASAHLKRLLNVNPSLPTPKPVQASFNADPNVSKSHALLELLRSGASTNPPPGASQLPRDGPHMADPFSGFFPGFPQQFERVEKSTRAAPPYPDYPPFPFSTANQHAPQMPQSFPAAHSQGLSAGYTGPFNSSHQLPTTSRLFPPGSYSEQAPALAPYQRTGDPQFSQSTQPRQVQGAAVPPASKLPPPKLNSHSLALLSVFKDEKKQTPKASHASLVPQAEVSQNNERKPSLHQDQLLSLLKGSPGPTSSQPASKLVELSAHPASPGKKQILQRPNAASNPSQQARQTGKGPLTSATVSGPLNTPQFEAIPKPSIRKRNESKRQTSRDRQTQPLASPITILPRPQSAKREQMPSSAPTPPAQITASPRSRSNKAKSPSPQKTFQPQILRRSDKVDIYGLLPIRPKEMEDSSQPISLAEASGAKAVPNSQADTYRRPSQTPAQREALLSLFGKSGPSPKHSPAELNLQTSLPKHSATPSVVSPLTPHHQPAGSEPSNSDRVASPANKAFLLGFLEGVAKGSK; via the exons ATGACAGAAACAAAGATGCAACTGGAGGACT GGCTAGATGACTTGTGCGTCCGCTTCATTATAAACCTGCCCCGTGAGGAACTGGAATCGGTTGAGCGAATATGTTTCCAAGTCGAAGAAGCACAATGGTTTTACGAAGATTTCATCCGGCCGTTAGACCCAGCCCTCCCTTCGCTTTCACTGAAGGCTTTCGCCTTGCGGATTTTCCAGCATTGTCCGCTTATGGCCAACTggtctcgatatcatcatATGACTGCCTTTTCTGAGTTCCTTGCCTATAAAACTCGCGTTCCTGTTCGTGGAGCAATCATGTTGAACCAAGAAATGGATCAGGTTGTTTTAgtcaagggctggaagaaGGGCGCTAACTGGAGTTTCCCTCGGGGGAAAATCAACAAGGACGAAAAAGATCTTGACTGCGCGATCCGGGAGGTATATGAGGAAACTGGATACGACGTACGAGAGGCGGGCTTGGTCCCGAACGATGAAAACGTCAAGTTTATTGAGATCACTATGCGCGAGCAGCATATGAGGCTGTATGTATTCCGCGGTGTGCCCCAAGATGCGTATTTCGAGCCTCGCACAAGGAAGGAGATCAGTAAGATTGAGTGGTGGAAGCTATCGGATCTGCCGACCCTGAAAAAGAGCAAGCAGTTTGATCAGGGACAGGCAGCTGCCAACGCGAACAAATTCTACATGGTCGCGCCTTTCCTGCATCCACTCAAGAAATGGATTgcacagcagaagaagctggatccGAGGACGAATTCAGACTCGAACCAGGTCCTGGTCGACGGGGAGATATCTATGGACGAGAACTATCAAACCAGTAATGCCAATCATGTGTCGAGCCAAGTATCTATGGAAGCAGCCGTTCCCAGCGACTTGCCAGAAGTGGCAGCATCTCACGATGCATCTGCACACCTCAAGCGACTCCTTAACgtcaatcccagccttcctACACCAAAACCTGTTCAAGCTTCATTCAATGCCGATCCAAATGTATCTAAATCTCACGCTCTTTTGGAACTTCTAAGGAGCGGCGCTTCCACGAATCCTCCACCAGGGGCTTCCCAGCTGCCAAGGGATGGACCGCATATGGCCGACCCTTTCTCTGGATTCTTTCCTGGCTTTCCTCAGCAATTCGAGCGGGTGGAGAAATCAACAAGGGCAGCACCTCCTTATCCTGACTACCCTCCATTTCCATTCTCTACAGCGAATCAACATGCACCTCAAATGCCGCAAAGTTTCCCAGCAGCCCACAGTCAGGGACTTTCGGCCGGCTACACAGGCCCGTTCAACTCATCTCACCAACTTCCCACCACATCACGGCTATTTCCGCCTGGATCCTATTCGGAACAGGCTCCAGCACTGGCACCCTATCAACGAACGGGCGATCCTCAGTTCTCTCAATCGACTCAGCCACgccaagttcaaggagcAGCTGTGCCGCCTGCTAGCAAACTGCCTCCACCAAAGCTTAACAGTCACTCGTTGGCACTCCTAAGCgtcttcaaggatgagaagaagcaaaCTCCTAAAGCTTCCCATGCAAGCCTAGTGCCGCAGGCTGAGGTGTCTCAAAACAATGAGCGCAAGCCTTCCCTCCATCAAGATCAATTGCTCAGCTTGCTGAAAGGATCCCCCGGTCCAACAAGCTCGCAACCGGCTTCAAAACTAGTGGAACTGTCGGCTCATCCTGCCTCGCCCGGTAAGAAGCAGATTCTACAACGTCCCAATGCTGCGTCAAATCCTAGCCAGCAGGCTCGTCAGACAGGAAAAGGTCCTTTGACATCTGCCACGGTTTCTGGCCCTTTGAACACGCCGCAATTTGAGGCTATCCCGAAGCCGTCTATCAGAAAAAGGAACGAGTCAAAGCGTCAAACAAGCCGAGACAGACAAACGCAACCTTTAGCTTCACCAATCACGATCCTACCCAGACCGCAGAGTGCTAAAAGGGAGCAAATGCCTAGTTCAGCTCCGacgcctccagctcaaatAACTGCGAGCCCCCGCTCTCGGTCCAACAAGGCAAAGTCTCCTTCGCCTCAAAAAACGTTCCAACCACAGATTCTACGTCGATCGGATAAGGTAGATATTTACGGGCTACTGCCAATACGACcgaaggagatggaagataGCAGTCAACCAATTAGTCTTGCTGAAGCTTCTGGGGCCAAGGCGGTTCCGAACTCGCAGGCTGATACTTATCGACGGCCAAGCCAGACACCTGCGCAGAGAGAAGCACTACTCTCCCTCTTCGGCAAATCTGGACCGTCTCCCAAACATTCGCCTGCGGAGTTGAACCTGCAAACTTCTTTGCCGAAACATTCGGCTACCCCTTCCGTTGTCAGCCCACTGACACCGCACCATCAACCGGCTGGCAGCGAACCCTCCAATAGTGACCGAGTTGCGTCCCCTGCAAATAAAGCATTTTTACTTGGATTTTTGGAAGGAGTCGCTAAAGGGAGCAAATGA